The window ACAACGAGAACTCCAAGTTGGACGGGAAGGGGAACCAGACTGAGAACAGCGAGGACCCGGAGACAGACAGTAAAAATCAGCAGCAGGGACAGTCATCCTCAGAGCAGGAGATGAGGCGTCAGGAGGAGGGAGATAGCTCCTCCAACCCAGAGAGCCAGGAGAGCGAGGATGACCTGGAGCCCAGCGACTGCGAGCTGGAGACCAAGGAGGGCAGACTGggccgggtggggggcctgcacaTCAAGGTGGAGCACTACGGAGATAGAGATGGAAGAATGGAGCTGCACAACTCGCCGTCCTCCTCTGAAGAAGAGGAAGATGATGACGACGATGAGGAAGACGATGATGATGACGACAGCGTTAAAGACTGTGACAGGACCACTGAGATGCTCGCCGCCCCCGCCGCCAGCAAGCAGCAGAAGCGTAAGAAGAGGAGGAAAAAGCAGAAGTGGGACGGTAGTCGTTCTAGACGCCTGCGCCTCTCCTCTGCCACGACCAGCCCAGGCACCATGAACCACCTCCCCATCGGGGGGGATGCACCCCTCCTGCCGCCTCCCTCCCTTGCCAGTGCCTCCGTGCTCAAGATCAAAACGGAAATGTCCGAGCCCATCAACTTCGACAACGACAGCAGCATCTGGAATTACCCTCCCAACAGGGAGATCTCCAGGAATGAGTCCCCCTACAGCATGACGAAGCCCGTCCCAGCCCACGATACCTTTCCCTCCCCGCAGCCTGGCAGTCTGCAGGTCTCCATCCCAGACTCAGTGCTCACTCCCCCAGGAACAGAGGGAGGCGGCGGAGGTGGAGGAACCAGGAAGGGCGTACCCCCCTCCTTCAACAGTAACAGCAGCGCCCCCTCCTCGGCATCCAGCGTGGCCAGCCTGGCCCCTCCCTCCAGCTCTGGCTCCTCCTCCGACCCCCTGTCCCCGCCCCTCTCGGCCTCGCCTCGCGACAAGCAGCAGGGTCAGGGTACTCCCACCACctccaactcctcctcctccctgctgtaCACCAGCGACCTGGAGGCCCTGCAGAGGCTGCAGGCTGGGAACGTGGTGCTTCCTCTGGTCCACCGGGTCACCGGCACCCTCGCCACGACCAGCACTGCCGCCTCCCGGGTCTACACCACTGGCACCATCCGCTACGCCCCCGCCGACGTCACCTTGGCCATGCAGGCAGGGGCTAACCTGCTGCCCAACAACGTTGCCCACGCTATGAACTTTGTGGATGTCAATGGTAGCCCCGGCTTCGGCATCGACCCCAAGACGCCCATGGAGATGCTGTATCATCACGTCCACCGGCTCAACATGGCTGGCCCCTTTGGAGGTGGCGTGTCCGGTGCCAGCCTCACCCAGATGCCAGCAGCCAATGTATTCACCACGGCAGAGGGACTGTTCTCCACTCTTCCATTCCCTGTCTACAGTAACGGGATACACACCACACAAACTCTGGAGCGCAAAGAAGATTAAAGCAAAACACCAAGACCATATTACTGTGTTCAACTGTCAAAGACTTGTTGAGGCATAAGACTGTGTTTCAAGTGGAAAATAAATATATTCTAGCACTTTGAATTTGAGCAAATGAGCTTAGATAATAGAAATGAATGGCCCCATGTCTTTCTATCTTTTTGCTCTCTCTACTGACTCCCACTCTATCAATCTCTCGTCCTCTTCTTACTCCTCTTACAGTACGATCAAGGACATTTTCTCTTATCAAACTAAACTGACTATTCTTTATTGTAAAGAATTCCTTTTTGCCTACAGAGAATTCATATTACCGTTTGTCTCCTACTGGAGTCTTGGGTATACTACTTTTTATTTGAGTTGATTATGTTGCATCTTTATGAAGTGTATTTAAAGGGTGATGGTGGGAAATGTATTTCTATGGAAAGAAACCCTTGGATGGTTTTGCTCCATGTCTTGATGTGATCAAGGTTGACGAAGACAAAAGGATGTTGCCCTGTTTGACATGGTCATAGACATAACCTTAAAAGAAAGAGATTTGAAAGTTATTTCATAATGAGGGAATAGTTgttttagaattaattttgaTTCTTTTTTTATAGCTCAGATTTAACTTGCAAATCAAGCATTAAAAAAGCAATTTCAGCCGGGTATTGACCTGTGAATAGAATGTTACTACAAATCCCAGGACTTTGGAACAAGAACAGGTCAGTACGAGATATGGGTATTCTCCCGGTTCCATTTCCTTGGTTATAT is drawn from Coregonus clupeaformis isolate EN_2021a chromosome 25, ASM2061545v1, whole genome shotgun sequence and contains these coding sequences:
- the LOC121539513 gene encoding neuronal PAS domain-containing protein 3-like isoform X5, which codes for MAPTKPSIQQDPTRRERDPYWERPANASSCSASRPKTLHLGGQQHTSSPWLQALRKEKSRDAARSRRGKENFEFYELAKMLPLPGAITSQLDKASIIRLTISYLKMRDFANQGDPPWNLRIEGPPPNTSVKAIGAQRRRTPSAVASEIFEPHLGSHILQSLDGFVFALNKEGRFLYISETVSIYLGLSQVELTGSSVFDYVHPGDHVEMAEQLGMKLPPGRGLLSQGTATEDGASSASSSSHAETPEPVESTSPSLLSPDNTLERSFFIRMKSTLTKRGVHIKSSGYKVIHVTGRLRIRMALTHSRSVPIQIMGMVVVAHALPPPTINEVRIDCQMFVTRVNMDLNIVYCENRISDYMDLTPLDIVGKRCYQFIHAEDVEGIRHSHLDLINKGQCVTKYYRWIQKNGGYIWIQSSATIAINAKNANEKNIIWVNYVLSNPEYKDTPMDIAQLPNLPEKASESSETSDSESESKENSEDNENSKLDGKGNQTENSEDPETDSKNQQQGQSSSEQEMRRQEEGDSSSNPESQESEDDLEPSDCELETKEGRLGRVGGLHIKVEHYGDRDGRMELHNSPSSSEEEEDDDDDEEDDDDDDSVKDCDRTTEMLAAPAASKQQKRKKRRKKQKWDGSRSRRLRLSSATTSPGTMNHLPIGGDAPLLPPPSLASASVLKIKTEMSEPINFDNDSSIWNYPPNREISRNESPYSMTKPVPAHDTFPSPQPGSLQVSIPDSVLTPPGTEGGGGGGGTRKGVPPSFNSNSSAPSSASSVASLAPPSSSGSSSDPLSPPLSASPRDKQQGQGTPTTSNSSSSLLYTSDLEALQRLQAGNVVLPLVHRVTGTLATTSTAASRVYTTGTIRYAPADVTLAMQAGANLLPNNVAHAMNFVDVNGSPGFGIDPKTPMEMLYHHVHRLNMAGPFGGGVSGASLTQMPAANVFTTAEGLFSTLPFPVYSNGIHTTQTLERKED
- the LOC121539513 gene encoding neuronal PAS domain-containing protein 3-like isoform X6; translated protein: MAPTKPSIQQDPTRRERLQALRKEKSRDAARSRRGKENFEFYELAKMLPLPGAITSQLDKASIIRLTISYLKMRDFANQGDPPWNLRIEGPPPNTSVKAIGAQRRRTPSAVASEIFEPHLGSHILQSLDGFVFALNKEGRFLYISETVSIYLGLSQVELTGSSVFDYVHPGDHVEMAEQLGMKLPPGRGLLSQGTATEDGASSASSSSHAETPEPVESTSPSLLSPDNTLERSFFIRMKSTLTKRGVHIKSSGYKVIHVTGRLRIRMALTHSRSVPIQIMGMVVVAHALPPPTINEVRIDCQMFVTRVNMDLNIVYCENRISDYMDLTPLDIVGKRCYQFIHAEDVEGIRHSHLDLINKGQCVTKYYRWIQKNGGYIWIQSSATIAINAKNANEKNIIWVNYVLSNPEYKDTPMDIAQLPNLPEKASESSETSDSESESKENSEDNENSKLDGKGNQTENSEDPETDSKNQQQGQSSSEQEMRRQEEGDSSSNPESQESEDDLEPSDCELETKEGRLGRVGGLHIKVEHYGDRDGRMELHNSPSSSEEEEDDDDDEEDDDDDDSVKDCDRTTEMLAAPAASKQQKRKKRRKKQKWDGSRSRRLRLSSATTSPGTMNHLPIGGDAPLLPPPSLASASVLKIKTEMSEPINFDNDSSIWNYPPNREISRNESPYSMTKPVPAHDTFPSPQPGSLQVSIPDSVLTPPGTEGGGGGGGTRKGVPPSFNSNSSAPSSASSVASLAPPSSSGSSSDPLSPPLSASPRDKQQGQGTPTTSNSSSSLLYTSDLEALQRLQAGNVVLPLVHRVTGTLATTSTAASRVYTTGTIRYAPADVTLAMQAGANLLPNNVAHAMNFVDVNGSPGFGIDPKTPMEMLYHHVHRLNMAGPFGGGVSGASLTQMPAANVFTTAEGLFSTLPFPVYSNGIHTTQTLERKED